The Triticum aestivum cultivar Chinese Spring chromosome 7B, IWGSC CS RefSeq v2.1, whole genome shotgun sequence genome window below encodes:
- the LOC123162172 gene encoding scopoletin glucosyltransferase-like gives MAGDDEQRPLHILFFPFPAPGHLIPVADMAALFATRGAKCTILTTPVNAAIIRPAVDRANDARRGTADSPPPPAIQISVVPFPDVGLPPGVENATGLTGDADRDKFFHAIQRFREPFEQFFAGECPDAVVADSHFQWSVDAAAEHGVPRLAFLGTSMFARACTDSMLRNNPLASCPDAVVSLPGLPHRVDMLRSQMVDPSKRPESFAFFQRVNAEDQRSYGEVFNSFHELEPDYVEHYRTTLGRRVWLVGPVAPAGGDMGATKGATSELSPDGAGCLRWLDTKPAGSVVYVSFGTLSSFSPAELRDLARGLDLSGKNFVWVISHAGAGADADTDAQPEWMPEGFAELIAPPGGRGFIIRGWAPQTLILSHPAVGAFLTHCGWNSTLEAISAGVPMITWPRFGDQFFNEKLVMEVLQVGASVGACDYASFMETHHGVVRAEVVAESIGTVMGDGEEGEAIRSKARELGVKARRAVGNAGSSYGDVGRLMDELIARRRT, from the coding sequence ATGGCCGGCGATGATGAGCAGCGGCCGCTACACATCCTCTTCTTCCCGTTTCCCGCTCCCGGCCACCTCATCCCGGTCGCTGACATGGCCGCGCTCTTCGCGACTCGCGGCGCGAAGTGCACAATCCTCACCACGCCGGTCAACGCTGCCATCATCCGCCCGGCCGTCGACCGTGCCAACGACGCTCGCCGTGGAACTGCGGATTCCCCGCCCCCGCCGGCGATCCAGATCTCCGTCGTGCCCTTCCCTGACGTTGGGCTCCCGCCGGGCGTCGAGAACGCCACGGGCCTTACCGGCGACGCCGACCGCGACAAGTTCTTTCACGCGATCCAGCGGTTCCGCGAGCCCTTCGAGCAGTTCTTTGCGGGCGAATGCCCTGATGCCGTCGTCGCCGACAGCCACTTCCAGTGGTCCGTCGACGCCGCCGCGGAGCACGGCGTCCCGCGGCTGGCGTTCCTCGGCACCAGCATGTTCGCGCGGGCCTGCACCGACAGCATGCTGCGCAACAACCCGCTGGCGTcttgccccgacgccgtcgtctcCCTGCCGGGGCTGCCGCACCGCGTCGACATGTTACGGAGCCAGATGGTGGACCCCTCCAAGCGGCCGGAGAGTTTCGCCTTCTTCCAGCGCGTGAACGCCGAGGACCAGAGGAGCTACGGCGAGGTGTTCAACAGCTTCCACGAGCTGGAGCCGGACTACGTCGAGCACTACCGCACGACGCTCGGCCGCCGCGTATGGCTCGTCGGGCCGGTTGCACCAGCCGGCGGAGACATGGGCGCGACCAAAGGCGCCACCAGCGAGCTCTCGCCCGACGGCGCGGGCTGCCTGCGGTGGCTCGACACGAAGCCGGCCGGCTCGGTGGTGTACGTCTCCTTCGGCACGCTGTCCAGTTTCTCGCCGGCCGAGCTGCGCGATCTCGCCCGCGGCCTCGACCTCTCAGGCAAGAACTTCGTGTGGGTCATCAGCCACGCGGGCGCAGGAGCAGACGCCGACACCGATGCACAACCTGAGTGGATGCCCgaaggcttcgccgagcttatcGCGCCACCGGGCGGGCGCGGCTTCATCATCCGCGGCTGGGCGCCGCAAACGCTCATCCTGAGCCACCCGGCAGTCGGCGCCTTCTTGACGCACTGCGGATGGAACTCTACGCTGGAGGCCATCAGCGCCGGCGTGCCGATGATCACGTGGCCGCGGTTCGGCGACCAGTTCTTCAACGAGAAGCTCGTCATGGAGGTGCTCCAGGTCGGGGCCAGCGTCGGTGCCTGCGACTACGCGTCGTTCATGGAGACCCATCATGGCGTGGTCCGCGCCGAGGTGGTCGCGGAATCCATCGGGACGGTGATGGGCGacggcgaggagggcgaggcgataCGGAGCAAGGCCAGGGAGCTCGGTGTCAAAGCTAGGAGGGCAGTAGGCAACGCCGGGTCGTCGTACGGCGATGTTGGGCGGCTGATGGACGAGTTGATTGCTCGCCGACGGACTTAA